In a genomic window of Alistipes sp. ZOR0009:
- a CDS encoding TonB-dependent receptor encodes MRTLNLRITLLFLISVAGFSSFAQQGGKGIIKGIVKDKSNAETLVGATISIKGLPVGTSTGINGDYQLAVVPGTYTIVVSFISYEKIEIEKVKVAAGKIVELNVDLEESSKKLDAVVVSRRRKMNTEMSMITSIKSSQLVTSGVSSQQIAKTQDRDASEVVRRIPGISIIDDRFIVVRGLSQRYNNVWMNGAAVPSSEADSRAFSFDMIPSSQLDNITIVKSPAPEYPADFSGGFVQINTKDVAENGGLEISYGLGLNDQTQFKEFRMAPKGKLDFLGFDDGTRKLSSIVPYRMSNELSSNGAQINAVSKKGFNNDWATSDDKSFSRPDQRFSGMWNRKFSITSSRSLGVNVAANYSNSSKAIHNMENALIGSYDIVNDRPNYFFKYVDNQFNAESKFGAMLNLSYAANEKNSIQFRNLINQSGKNRLTEREGDQFNSGYHQKKEEYIYSSRLTYNGQLAGSHNFDEKGKLTWSAGYSYSNKNQPDRRTISYDRNINSSNDPFEMDFNDTKRRFTDLSEHVMSGGVNYEYKLSGWDLIKPTLKAGVYGEYKKRDYDTRSFYYIFNETPANASLKYQPASDIFTSQNLGTNGVYIYDETRNTDNYKASNTLGAGYVGINLPINKLNLYGGVRYEQNQMTVTKYLSMDPTDFSTKDSKYSSTDFFPSLNASYNISDKQLLRLAYGATVNRPEFRELSTSSYYDFDIFSFVIGNDKLKNAYIQNVDFRYEVYPKSGEMFSVALFYKNFKNPIESTYYENAGGYTYSFTNAKSANNVGVEVDAKKNLDAIGLANFSLSLNAAYIYSRVQFDGNNSLEHSRPMQGQSPYLINTGLFYQNERYKLNVGLLYNVIGERIVGVGRKVNGNSNISVPDIYEQPRNLVDVTFNVKLSRYITLNGAAKNILNEDVLLQQTAKFSSAKGEQTRNQVKQKYTPGRSYSLGISVKF; translated from the coding sequence ATGAGAACTTTGAACTTAAGAATTACTCTATTATTTCTGATTAGCGTTGCGGGTTTTTCTTCATTTGCTCAGCAAGGAGGAAAAGGAATAATAAAAGGTATTGTAAAGGATAAGTCGAATGCGGAAACTTTAGTTGGAGCAACCATCTCCATAAAAGGGTTACCCGTTGGAACTTCAACCGGAATAAACGGAGACTACCAGCTGGCCGTTGTGCCAGGAACCTACACAATCGTTGTTAGCTTCATTTCCTACGAGAAGATAGAAATTGAAAAGGTAAAGGTTGCCGCCGGAAAAATCGTAGAGCTAAACGTTGATCTCGAAGAATCATCCAAAAAGTTAGATGCGGTTGTGGTTAGCCGTCGCCGAAAAATGAATACCGAGATGTCGATGATTACCTCCATAAAATCTTCGCAGCTGGTTACAAGCGGCGTTTCAAGCCAGCAAATAGCAAAGACGCAAGATCGAGATGCATCCGAAGTTGTTAGACGTATTCCGGGTATTTCTATAATTGATGATCGGTTCATTGTTGTTCGGGGATTATCTCAGCGTTACAATAATGTATGGATGAATGGGGCAGCAGTGCCTAGCTCCGAGGCCGATTCACGTGCTTTTTCTTTCGACATGATTCCCAGCTCGCAGCTCGATAATATTACCATTGTTAAATCTCCTGCGCCAGAGTATCCTGCCGATTTTTCAGGAGGTTTCGTCCAGATTAATACGAAGGATGTAGCCGAGAATGGAGGCTTAGAGATTAGCTATGGCCTTGGGTTAAACGATCAAACCCAATTTAAAGAGTTTAGGATGGCACCTAAAGGGAAACTTGATTTTCTTGGTTTTGATGATGGTACACGTAAACTCTCCTCAATTGTGCCTTATCGTATGAGTAATGAGCTGTCGTCTAATGGTGCTCAAATCAATGCGGTATCAAAAAAAGGTTTCAATAATGATTGGGCTACATCAGACGACAAGTCTTTTTCTCGTCCCGATCAACGTTTTTCGGGGATGTGGAACAGAAAATTTTCGATAACAAGCAGTCGTAGCCTTGGAGTTAATGTTGCAGCCAACTATAGCAATAGCAGTAAAGCCATTCATAACATGGAGAATGCGCTTATAGGCTCGTACGATATTGTTAACGACCGTCCAAACTACTTTTTTAAGTATGTGGATAACCAGTTTAATGCGGAGTCGAAGTTTGGGGCAATGCTCAACCTTTCGTATGCTGCCAACGAAAAGAATTCAATTCAATTCCGTAATTTGATAAATCAGTCGGGCAAAAATAGGCTGACAGAAAGAGAAGGAGATCAGTTTAACAGCGGTTACCATCAAAAGAAGGAGGAGTATATCTACTCTAGCCGATTAACCTACAATGGTCAGCTGGCAGGTTCGCATAACTTCGACGAGAAGGGAAAGCTAACGTGGAGTGCTGGCTACTCATACTCCAATAAAAACCAACCAGATCGACGTACCATCTCCTACGATAGGAATATAAATAGCAGCAACGATCCTTTTGAGATGGATTTTAACGATACCAAGCGTCGCTTTACCGATCTAAGTGAGCATGTAATGTCGGGCGGGGTAAACTACGAGTACAAGTTGAGCGGATGGGATCTTATAAAGCCAACGTTAAAGGCTGGGGTATATGGCGAATATAAAAAACGCGATTACGATACTCGTTCGTTTTACTACATATTCAACGAAACGCCAGCAAATGCCTCTTTAAAGTACCAGCCTGCCTCAGACATTTTTACTTCCCAAAATTTAGGAACAAATGGGGTTTACATCTACGACGAAACACGTAATACCGATAATTATAAGGCAAGTAATACATTGGGGGCTGGATATGTAGGTATTAACCTTCCTATAAATAAGCTGAACTTATACGGTGGCGTAAGGTATGAGCAAAACCAAATGACCGTAACGAAGTACCTATCAATGGATCCAACAGATTTTTCAACCAAGGATTCTAAGTATAGCAGCACTGATTTCTTCCCATCGCTAAATGCATCGTACAACATAAGCGATAAGCAGCTCCTACGTTTGGCTTACGGCGCAACGGTCAATCGTCCTGAATTTAGGGAGCTATCAACCTCCTCATACTACGATTTTGATATTTTCAGCTTTGTTATTGGTAACGATAAACTCAAGAACGCATATATTCAGAATGTTGACTTTAGGTATGAAGTATACCCTAAGTCAGGAGAAATGTTCTCGGTAGCCCTTTTCTACAAAAACTTTAAGAATCCTATCGAATCTACCTACTATGAAAATGCAGGAGGTTACACTTACTCGTTTACCAATGCAAAAAGCGCCAATAACGTAGGGGTAGAGGTTGATGCTAAAAAGAACCTAGATGCCATTGGGCTAGCCAACTTCTCGCTTTCGCTAAACGCAGCTTACATCTACAGCCGTGTTCAATTTGATGGTAACAACTCTTTAGAGCATAGTCGTCCAATGCAGGGACAATCCCCATATCTTATAAATACAGGCCTATTTTATCAGAACGAAAGGTATAAGTTAAATGTGGGTTTGCTGTATAACGTGATTGGTGAGCGTATTGTGGGTGTAGGTCGTAAAGTTAATGGGAATAGCAACATCTCGGTACCAGATATCTACGAGCAACCTCGTAACCTTGTCGATGTGACTTTTAATGTGAAGTTGAGCAGGTATATAACTCTGAATGGTGCCGCTAAGAATATTCTAAACGAGGATGTGCTGCTTCAGCAAACGGCAAAGTTTTCATCTGCAAAAGGCGAGCAAACTCGCAATCAGGTAAAGCAAAAATATACGCCAGGGAGAAGCTATTCGCTGGGTATATCTGTAAAGTTTTAA
- a CDS encoding transglutaminase domain-containing protein, which produces MRQAAIILGLVIWTISGFSQNFRKVDRFVHQISKKDIVSVDTLRMLIENNFSREPDRLRAIYGWICSNITYDIDRMANPLSYSSDSAVRGTLSKRKAICSGYVDLFIAISRELGIKAHYISGYTKQNGVVVDLEHAWVAARLANGQWKLFDPTWGASEWVNGELVKRVSYDYFMVEPVEFIKTHMPFDPMWQLLYQPIKTDEFYGQKLSKDDDYLFNYNDTIRDYQVLSESRMFSNLMRRMEWAGIKNEAAKRYFSMTEKYYHLALQSEEQAQRDLWLYAFDQQTKNYRTSLEMYEQLKGLLGDYKQRGVSVEQLIYSSTVLIRHTDDCLAALSKLRTDKYADVELLDGLKDKVENIFDLVKNQNMSVRRLGK; this is translated from the coding sequence ATGAGGCAAGCGGCGATCATACTTGGTTTGGTGATTTGGACTATTTCGGGATTTTCTCAAAATTTCCGAAAGGTTGATAGGTTTGTTCATCAAATTTCGAAAAAGGATATCGTTAGTGTCGATACGTTACGAATGCTTATAGAGAATAATTTTAGCCGCGAGCCAGATCGGTTAAGGGCCATATATGGATGGATTTGTAGCAACATCACCTACGATATAGATCGAATGGCCAATCCGCTAAGTTATAGTAGCGATTCTGCTGTTCGTGGGACTTTAAGCAAGCGTAAGGCAATTTGTTCTGGCTATGTTGATTTGTTTATTGCTATCAGCCGGGAGTTGGGTATAAAGGCACACTACATCTCTGGATATACCAAGCAGAATGGTGTGGTTGTAGATTTGGAGCATGCATGGGTTGCCGCTCGGCTCGCTAATGGGCAATGGAAATTATTTGATCCAACATGGGGCGCTAGCGAATGGGTTAATGGCGAACTTGTAAAACGGGTTTCGTACGACTACTTTATGGTAGAGCCAGTGGAATTTATAAAAACGCACATGCCCTTTGATCCGATGTGGCAGCTGCTCTATCAGCCTATTAAAACCGACGAATTCTACGGACAAAAATTGTCTAAAGATGATGACTATCTTTTTAACTACAACGATACCATTCGCGATTATCAGGTACTCTCAGAATCAAGAATGTTTAGCAATTTGATGAGACGGATGGAGTGGGCTGGCATTAAAAATGAGGCTGCAAAGCGATATTTTTCGATGACGGAGAAGTATTACCATCTGGCTTTACAGAGTGAAGAGCAAGCGCAACGAGATTTGTGGCTCTATGCGTTTGATCAGCAAACGAAAAATTATCGGACAAGTTTGGAAATGTACGAGCAGCTGAAAGGGTTGCTCGGGGATTATAAACAGCGAGGAGTTTCTGTCGAACAGCTTATTTATAGTTCAACCGTTTTGATAAGGCACACCGATGATTGCTTAGCTGCTCTTAGTAAGCTTAGAACGGATAAGTATGCTGATGTTGAACTATTAGATGGGTTGAAAGATAAGGTTGAAAATATCTTTGATCTTGTTAAAAATCAAAATATGTCGGTAAGACGGTTAGGAAAGTAG
- a CDS encoding M13 family metallopeptidase, whose amino-acid sequence MKNRYLLMVLAMAPATVTFGGTNPDAKKKALDAADMNKDVKPGVNFVEFAGGTWLKKTNIPDDKTSYGVFDILREKSIKDVQEILKEASATTGAPKGSAAQKIGDFYASGMDSTRIEKLGAAPLLKYINQINQIQTMGDVQQAITQMHLYGIPALFGAGIEQDFMNSRIYKMYLAESGLGMPDRDYYVKDTPHNKELQAAYKKLITKMLTLVGYTQSAAEEATKNIYALESKLAEASNTRLENRDNQALYNPVNTSDLATKYPSFPWNSYFTTLGLNLTNDQVIVMQPKFFKAADSLLKVTPVNVWKQYLVWTATRSTASSLSSDFVNANFEFYGKTLSGQKVISPRWKRVSNEVDGNLGEAIGQLYVQKHFPPAAKQRMIALIENLRTAYRARIQKLEWMSDATKAKAAEKLNKVMVKVGYPDKWKDYSSMEVNRDSYFENVLQASKFQIRENLNKYGKPVDITEWGMYPQTVNAYYNPLNNEIVFPAAILQPPFFNMDADDAVNYGAIGMVIGHEMTHGFDDQGKQFDANGNMVNWWTEDDTKKFAERTKVIIDQYNNFKILDSLHVDGELTQGENIADNGGLNISWDAYMLSLNGKKPAAIDGFTYDQRFFLGYAKVWRQKMRDKELMRRLKEDVHAPAISRVNKAIFNIDPLYKAFDIKPSDPLYIAPADRAKVW is encoded by the coding sequence ATGAAAAACAGGTATCTTCTCATGGTACTAGCAATGGCACCTGCCACCGTTACCTTTGGTGGCACGAATCCAGATGCTAAAAAGAAAGCACTTGATGCTGCAGACATGAATAAGGATGTGAAACCCGGCGTAAATTTTGTTGAATTTGCGGGAGGAACATGGCTAAAAAAGACCAACATTCCCGACGACAAAACTTCGTATGGCGTTTTCGACATTCTCAGAGAAAAATCCATCAAGGATGTACAGGAGATTCTTAAGGAAGCCTCCGCAACTACAGGTGCTCCAAAGGGTAGTGCTGCACAAAAAATTGGCGACTTTTATGCTTCTGGAATGGATAGCACCAGAATAGAAAAGTTAGGAGCCGCTCCGCTTCTTAAGTACATCAACCAAATCAATCAAATTCAAACAATGGGTGATGTACAGCAAGCCATTACCCAAATGCATCTTTACGGGATTCCCGCATTGTTTGGCGCTGGCATTGAGCAAGACTTTATGAACAGCCGCATCTACAAAATGTACCTGGCGGAGTCTGGTTTAGGAATGCCAGACAGAGACTACTACGTTAAGGATACCCCTCACAACAAGGAACTTCAGGCAGCCTACAAAAAGTTAATCACAAAGATGCTAACCTTAGTTGGCTACACCCAGAGCGCTGCAGAAGAGGCTACAAAAAACATTTACGCACTCGAAAGCAAGCTTGCTGAGGCTTCTAACACGCGCCTAGAAAACCGCGATAATCAAGCGTTGTACAACCCAGTCAACACTTCGGATCTTGCAACTAAATATCCTTCATTCCCTTGGAATAGCTACTTTACAACCCTTGGTCTTAACCTTACCAACGATCAGGTTATTGTAATGCAGCCAAAATTTTTCAAAGCAGCCGATAGCCTACTTAAGGTTACTCCGGTTAACGTGTGGAAGCAATACCTCGTGTGGACAGCAACTCGCAGTACAGCTTCGTCGCTAAGCAGCGATTTCGTTAACGCTAACTTCGAGTTTTACGGTAAAACCTTGTCAGGACAGAAAGTTATTTCTCCTAGATGGAAACGTGTATCTAACGAGGTTGATGGCAACCTAGGAGAAGCAATTGGACAGCTATACGTTCAAAAGCACTTCCCTCCTGCTGCAAAACAACGAATGATAGCCCTTATTGAAAACCTTCGTACAGCATATCGCGCTAGAATTCAAAAGTTGGAGTGGATGAGCGATGCAACCAAAGCAAAGGCAGCTGAAAAGCTCAACAAGGTAATGGTAAAAGTAGGATACCCCGACAAATGGAAAGACTACTCCTCAATGGAGGTAAATCGTGATTCCTACTTCGAAAATGTGCTACAAGCAAGCAAATTCCAAATTAGAGAAAACCTTAATAAGTACGGAAAACCGGTAGACATTACCGAATGGGGAATGTACCCTCAAACTGTAAACGCCTACTACAACCCATTAAACAACGAAATCGTATTCCCTGCCGCCATCCTGCAACCTCCATTCTTTAATATGGATGCAGACGATGCTGTAAATTACGGTGCAATAGGTATGGTTATCGGTCACGAAATGACCCACGGATTTGACGATCAAGGAAAGCAGTTTGACGCTAACGGAAATATGGTTAACTGGTGGACCGAAGATGATACCAAAAAATTTGCAGAACGTACCAAGGTTATTATAGACCAATACAACAACTTCAAAATCCTAGATAGCCTTCATGTTGATGGAGAGCTTACACAAGGCGAAAACATTGCCGATAATGGCGGATTAAACATCTCATGGGATGCCTACATGCTTTCATTAAATGGCAAGAAACCGGCCGCTATTGATGGATTTACCTACGACCAACGCTTCTTCCTTGGCTATGCTAAGGTTTGGAGACAAAAGATGCGCGATAAAGAGCTTATGCGACGCCTAAAAGAAGACGTACACGCTCCTGCTATTTCACGCGTAAACAAAGCAATTTTCAACATTGATCCACTTTACAAAGCTTTTGATATTAAACCATCCGATCCGCTTTATATTGCACCTGCAGATAGAGCCAAAGTTTGGTAA
- the rocD gene encoding ornithine--oxo-acid transaminase, with amino-acid sequence METKTKLTSHDYIEREEKYGAHNYHPLPVVLERGEGIYMWDVDGKRYFDFLSAYSAVNQGHCHPKIVNAMVEQAMKLTLTSRAFFNNVLGEFEQYITSYFGYDKVLPMNTGAEADETALKLCRKWAYMKKGIAENQAKIIVCDGNFHGRTITIVSMSNDPESYGGYGPFTPGFIRIPYNDINALAKELEDPTVAGFILEPIQGEAGVFVPDEGYLKQAYELCKKNNVLFIADEVQTGIARTGKLLACDHEEVRPDILILGKAVSGGVMPVSCVLADDDIMLCIKPGEHGSTFGGNPVACKVAIAALQVVKDEKLAENANRLGEIFRSEMRSFDSPMIELVRGKGLLNAIVIKNMNGKTAWDVCLAMRDRGVLAKPTHGNIIRFAPPLVINEEQLREAIGLIKQAFEDIRNS; translated from the coding sequence ATGGAAACCAAGACTAAGCTAACAAGTCACGATTACATCGAAAGAGAAGAGAAGTATGGCGCCCACAACTATCATCCACTACCCGTAGTCCTTGAGCGCGGAGAAGGAATCTACATGTGGGATGTTGATGGTAAAAGATATTTTGACTTTTTATCAGCATACTCAGCTGTAAATCAAGGACACTGCCATCCTAAAATTGTAAACGCCATGGTAGAGCAAGCCATGAAGCTGACTCTAACATCGCGCGCATTTTTCAACAATGTACTTGGCGAATTCGAGCAATATATTACTAGCTACTTTGGTTACGACAAGGTTCTACCGATGAATACCGGAGCAGAAGCCGATGAAACGGCTCTTAAGCTTTGTCGTAAGTGGGCTTACATGAAAAAGGGAATCGCCGAAAATCAGGCAAAAATCATAGTTTGTGATGGAAACTTCCACGGACGTACTATAACCATTGTTTCCATGTCTAACGATCCAGAATCCTACGGAGGATACGGACCGTTTACCCCTGGATTTATTCGCATTCCGTATAACGACATCAACGCTTTAGCAAAAGAGCTCGAAGATCCAACCGTTGCTGGCTTTATTTTGGAGCCAATACAGGGAGAGGCTGGCGTTTTTGTTCCAGATGAAGGCTACCTAAAGCAAGCATACGAGCTTTGCAAAAAGAATAACGTGCTATTTATCGCCGACGAGGTGCAAACAGGTATCGCCCGCACAGGCAAGCTGCTAGCCTGCGATCACGAAGAGGTTAGACCAGACATCCTTATTCTTGGAAAGGCTGTTTCTGGTGGCGTTATGCCCGTATCTTGCGTTCTCGCAGACGATGACATCATGCTCTGCATCAAGCCAGGCGAACATGGCTCTACCTTCGGCGGCAACCCTGTTGCATGTAAGGTTGCTATAGCCGCGCTACAGGTGGTAAAAGACGAAAAGTTGGCAGAAAATGCAAATCGACTAGGTGAAATATTCCGCTCAGAAATGCGCTCATTCGACTCGCCTATGATCGAATTGGTAAGAGGAAAAGGCCTTCTGAACGCCATCGTTATCAAGAATATGAACGGGAAAACGGCTTGGGACGTTTGCCTTGCCATGCGCGATAGAGGCGTTTTAGCCAAACCAACCCACGGAAATATAATCCGTTTCGCACCACCATTGGTTATTAACGAAGAGCAGCTTCGCGAAGCAATCGGGCTAATAAAGCAAGCGTTCGAAGATATCCGCAATAGCTAA
- a CDS encoding response regulator transcription factor, which yields MDTGLHKILLVDDENDILEFVSYNLKKEGYEVHTATNGRDAISVAMDVRPQLIILDVMMPEMDGIETCEEMRKIPELSTAIIAFLTARGEDYSQIAGFEAGADDYIAKPIKPKVLVSRVKALLRRAEHTGANTTVISDDAAIIIDKNRYVVIKEGQELELPKKEFELLALLYSKPKKVFTREEIFNAIWGDNVIVGDRTIDVHIRKLREKIGDDFIKTIKGVGYKFVD from the coding sequence ATGGACACAGGGCTCCACAAAATTCTGCTTGTAGACGACGAAAATGATATTTTAGAGTTTGTAAGCTACAATCTAAAAAAGGAAGGATACGAAGTGCATACCGCTACCAATGGTAGGGATGCCATTTCTGTTGCCATGGACGTTCGACCTCAGCTGATCATCCTAGATGTGATGATGCCGGAGATGGACGGGATCGAGACCTGCGAGGAGATGCGTAAAATTCCAGAACTATCTACCGCCATTATTGCCTTTTTAACTGCCAGAGGGGAAGATTATTCTCAAATTGCAGGGTTTGAGGCTGGGGCTGACGACTATATTGCCAAGCCAATAAAGCCAAAGGTGCTTGTTAGCCGTGTAAAGGCACTTCTTAGACGGGCCGAACATACGGGAGCAAATACAACGGTTATTTCTGATGACGCTGCCATTATTATTGACAAGAATAGGTATGTGGTTATTAAGGAAGGGCAGGAACTGGAGCTTCCTAAGAAGGAGTTTGAGCTGCTTGCTTTGCTTTATTCTAAGCCTAAGAAGGTGTTTACCAGAGAGGAAATATTTAACGCCATTTGGGGCGATAACGTAATTGTAGGGGATAGAACTATTGATGTGCATATCCGCAAGCTGCGAGAGAAAATTGGTGATGACTTTATTAAAACCATAAAAGGTGTTGGATATAAGTTTGTAGACTAG
- a CDS encoding VOC family protein: MVDSIKYFEVVLYVKDQAISRNFYQKLLRRQPELDVPGMTEFLVTKNCKLGLMPNDGIAKILADKMPHPDRGIGIPRCELYLYVSDLENEFYNALDGGALLVSPIEIRNWGDKVGYVADPDGHIIAFAEKASH; the protein is encoded by the coding sequence ATGGTAGACAGTATTAAATATTTCGAGGTAGTGTTGTATGTAAAAGATCAGGCTATTAGCCGAAATTTTTACCAGAAATTGCTAAGGAGGCAACCCGAGTTAGATGTACCTGGAATGACTGAATTTTTGGTTACCAAAAACTGTAAGTTGGGGCTTATGCCCAATGATGGTATTGCCAAAATACTGGCTGATAAAATGCCTCATCCCGATAGAGGAATAGGTATACCTCGTTGTGAACTCTACCTGTATGTTTCCGATTTAGAAAACGAATTTTATAATGCGCTCGATGGAGGTGCTTTACTTGTTAGCCCTATCGAAATTCGAAACTGGGGAGATAAGGTTGGTTACGTAGCAGATCCTGATGGGCACATTATTGCTTTTGCCGAGAAAGCATCGCATTAA
- a CDS encoding GNAT family N-acetyltransferase: protein MILKVDGRIKLELVSSKHVQPIFDIANDNREHLRQWLPWIDSMHGVSFIRDFISVSEQRHAMGTDYAFVILCDEMVVGRIGIYKVDTYNHVGELGYWIGKEHEGNGIITSSCRRLLQYGFEVLMLNRIEIRCGVENVRSQRVPERLGFTKEGTLRQVENIRGHLIDHYLYSLLRDEYKST from the coding sequence ATGATTTTAAAGGTTGATGGTAGAATTAAACTTGAACTTGTTAGCTCAAAGCATGTGCAGCCAATATTTGATATTGCAAATGATAATAGAGAGCATTTGAGGCAGTGGCTTCCTTGGATTGATAGCATGCATGGGGTTAGTTTTATCAGAGACTTTATCAGCGTTTCAGAGCAACGGCATGCAATGGGAACTGATTATGCCTTTGTCATTTTATGTGACGAGATGGTAGTTGGGCGGATTGGAATATATAAGGTTGATACATACAATCATGTTGGGGAATTGGGCTATTGGATAGGGAAGGAGCATGAAGGAAATGGGATTATAACATCTTCATGCCGGAGGCTGCTGCAGTATGGCTTTGAAGTGCTAATGCTAAATCGAATAGAAATTAGGTGTGGTGTTGAGAATGTTCGAAGCCAAAGAGTTCCTGAAAGGTTGGGATTTACCAAAGAGGGAACGCTTCGTCAAGTGGAAAATATACGGGGCCACCTTATCGATCACTATTTATATTCGCTTTTACGAGACGAGTATAAATCGACCTAA
- a CDS encoding DUF3667 domain-containing protein, producing MKITCKNCGTHFEGNYCYNCGQSADTHKLNSGYLRQNLHGLLFKYFHKGILYTSKQLLTKPGHSVRDYLAGKRVGHFDPISLLITFAALYGLLYHALGINIIDSSTVKDAKEAAENSAVNTWIIGHYALVTCTTLPFLALGSYLCFRKQGYNFVEHIVFNAFFASQRMLVHLATIPIQVMLNNTHDLHKFLNGMLIIDLGLLIWSYHQLFNKLKTGKVVGLTLLTYLIFTISYMSVVGLILILLPILGLL from the coding sequence ATGAAGATTACTTGTAAAAACTGCGGAACTCACTTTGAGGGAAACTACTGCTACAACTGCGGACAAAGTGCCGACACGCACAAACTTAACTCTGGATATCTCCGGCAAAATCTTCATGGATTACTATTCAAGTACTTTCACAAGGGAATTTTATATACCTCCAAGCAGCTGCTAACAAAGCCAGGCCATAGCGTACGAGACTATCTGGCAGGGAAAAGGGTTGGCCACTTTGATCCGATTTCGCTGCTAATTACGTTTGCGGCATTGTACGGTTTACTGTACCATGCGCTTGGAATAAACATAATAGATTCAAGCACAGTTAAAGATGCGAAGGAAGCGGCAGAGAATAGCGCCGTCAACACTTGGATTATTGGACATTACGCGTTAGTTACATGTACAACGCTACCATTTCTTGCTCTTGGATCCTACCTGTGCTTTCGCAAACAAGGGTATAACTTTGTAGAGCACATCGTTTTTAATGCCTTTTTTGCAAGCCAACGTATGCTAGTACATCTAGCAACGATTCCTATACAGGTAATGCTAAACAACACGCACGATCTGCACAAATTTTTAAATGGGATGCTAATTATAGATCTGGGATTACTCATCTGGAGCTACCACCAGCTATTCAACAAATTAAAAACAGGGAAAGTGGTGGGCTTAACGTTGCTAACCTACCTTATATTTACAATCAGCTACATGAGTGTAGTCGGGCTCATTCTCATTCTACTTCCAATATTGGGGCTTTTATAG
- a CDS encoding DUF4407 domain-containing protein yields MKDWWIKLGCYLTGYNYNIVKSSSEASAKAVKKFASALLIISMVWCFIGYEFTSRYLHGSVLTSVIGALIMVVMVIQIERQIILTIGKSQSVKRFRIIIGIVMAIIGSVIIDQVMFKDDIERERITIDQEKVNKAMAIKTKEINDQVAQLDSSIARKERERMKTISEITKNPTITAYNTQTQTKADTNGRMVTVGRTMTSQSMPNPKIEILAQLDSQIKTLRENKLAKENSLLTIRATVETEIKNNKPFLEELSILFKILMSSPIAFVVWALIFTFFFSIELFVLYCKFGDDKNDYDRTIMHQMQIRMQMIDKLNE; encoded by the coding sequence ATGAAAGATTGGTGGATTAAGTTAGGCTGCTACCTCACAGGATACAACTATAACATTGTAAAAAGTTCGAGCGAGGCTAGCGCAAAAGCCGTTAAGAAGTTTGCATCTGCACTGCTTATCATCAGCATGGTTTGGTGCTTCATTGGATATGAATTTACCAGCCGCTACCTGCATGGAAGCGTACTCACCTCGGTTATTGGAGCCTTAATAATGGTTGTGATGGTAATTCAAATAGAACGCCAAATCATATTAACCATCGGCAAAAGCCAGTCGGTAAAGAGATTCCGTATAATCATAGGTATTGTAATGGCAATTATTGGCTCGGTGATTATTGACCAGGTGATGTTTAAGGACGACATAGAGCGGGAACGCATTACCATCGACCAAGAGAAGGTAAATAAGGCGATGGCCATAAAAACCAAGGAGATAAACGATCAGGTAGCGCAGCTCGATTCATCGATTGCCCGTAAGGAGCGCGAGCGAATGAAGACCATCTCTGAAATTACCAAAAACCCAACCATCACTGCCTATAATACCCAAACCCAAACCAAGGCAGATACCAACGGACGAATGGTAACCGTAGGCCGAACAATGACCAGCCAGTCGATGCCGAATCCGAAGATAGAGATACTCGCACAGCTCGATTCCCAAATCAAAACGCTTCGCGAAAACAAGCTGGCCAAAGAAAATAGCCTTCTTACAATTAGGGCAACAGTAGAAACGGAGATAAAAAATAACAAGCCCTTCCTAGAGGAGCTCTCCATTCTATTTAAGATACTAATGTCGAGTCCTATCGCATTTGTGGTTTGGGCGCTAATTTTCACCTTCTTTTTCTCGATAGAGCTATTTGTCCTCTACTGTAAGTTTGGTGACGACAAGAACGACTACGATCGTACCATTATGCACCAGATGCAAATAAGAATGCAGATGATAGATAAGCTAAACGAATAA